A DNA window from Porphyromonas gingivalis ATCC 33277 contains the following coding sequences:
- a CDS encoding thioredoxin family protein, with protein MKKNICSKAILLASLFLLSVGTMTASCTSKNDTRQEETVSAESKGEKDGKIIHITAEYMREHIYDYTANPQEWVYKGDKPAIIDFYADWCGPCRSLSPKLEEVAKKYAGKLTVYKVDVDKEKELAGIFGVRSIPMVLFVPVKGIPTQTMGNLPMENIEEAIAKIMQSDL; from the coding sequence ATGAAAAAGAACATTTGCTCGAAAGCCATTCTCTTGGCTTCTCTGTTCCTCCTCTCAGTGGGGACAATGACTGCATCCTGTACTTCCAAGAATGACACTCGTCAAGAAGAAACCGTCTCTGCCGAAAGCAAGGGAGAGAAAGATGGCAAAATCATCCATATCACGGCTGAATACATGCGCGAACACATATATGATTACACAGCCAATCCCCAAGAATGGGTCTATAAAGGTGATAAGCCTGCTATTATCGACTTCTATGCCGACTGGTGTGGCCCGTGCCGCAGCCTTTCGCCCAAATTGGAAGAGGTGGCCAAGAAATATGCCGGTAAACTCACCGTCTACAAAGTCGATGTGGACAAAGAAAAAGAGTTGGCAGGGATTTTCGGTGTCAGAAGTATTCCGATGGTTCTTTTCGTACCGGTAAAAGGAATACCGACGCAAACGATGGGCAATCTGCCGATGGAGAACATCGAAGAGGCTATCGCCAAAATCATGCAATCAGATCTATAG
- a CDS encoding DUF695 domain-containing protein, translating into MKLTDRWFTSISEDEKGNIVFVNGRLELDEFRLSGKLKIRIEIRWSYEADEQGLPTESAGKQIEEIELLIRKAMEKDKLAIMTGNYTGGGTKYWVYYARTERVFGERLNEVLAPYETLPLEIECEVDTDWEEYLDMLSMKDENSI; encoded by the coding sequence ATGAAACTAACAGACCGATGGTTTACTTCCATCAGTGAGGATGAGAAGGGCAACATAGTATTCGTCAATGGACGCTTGGAGCTTGACGAATTCCGACTGAGTGGCAAGCTGAAAATCCGAATCGAAATACGCTGGTCTTACGAAGCCGACGAACAAGGTCTGCCTACAGAATCGGCAGGCAAACAGATCGAAGAGATCGAGCTGCTCATCCGTAAGGCTATGGAAAAGGACAAGTTGGCCATCATGACAGGCAACTATACCGGAGGCGGAACAAAGTATTGGGTCTATTATGCCCGTACTGAACGAGTATTCGGCGAACGGCTCAATGAGGTGTTGGCCCCTTACGAAACATTACCGCTGGAGATAGAATGCGAAGTCGATACCGACTGGGAAGAGTACCTCGATATGCTCTCCATGAAAGACGAAAATTCGATATAG
- a CDS encoding O-methyltransferase produces MQTLRSMTIDEYIATHTSAEPPLLQKLDRDAHLHLMRPRMLSGHLQGRFLSMISHLMRPRRILEIGTYTGYASLCLAEGLTPDGLLHTLERDDEMEDFIRRYLEASDLGGKIRLHIGEALDLLPDLVKNERFDLIYMDADKRQYTLYYEMIIDHLPPGALILADNTLWDGKVVAEPLPTDSQTQGILRFNEKVLQDERVENLIVPMRDGLSMIRVR; encoded by the coding sequence ATGCAAACGCTAAGGAGTATGACCATCGACGAATATATTGCGACACACACATCGGCCGAACCGCCCCTCTTGCAAAAGTTGGATCGGGATGCTCATCTGCACCTGATGCGTCCGCGGATGCTCTCCGGACACCTGCAGGGACGTTTTTTGTCGATGATCTCTCATCTGATGAGACCACGCCGGATCTTGGAGATCGGCACCTATACCGGCTATGCCTCTCTCTGCTTGGCAGAGGGATTGACTCCGGACGGACTGCTCCACACACTGGAGCGCGACGACGAGATGGAGGACTTCATCCGCCGCTATCTGGAGGCATCGGATTTGGGGGGTAAGATCAGATTACATATTGGGGAGGCCTTGGATCTACTACCGGACCTGGTCAAGAACGAACGCTTCGATCTGATTTATATGGATGCAGACAAGAGACAATACACCCTTTACTATGAAATGATCATAGACCACCTGCCTCCCGGAGCACTCATCCTGGCCGATAATACGCTGTGGGACGGTAAAGTGGTGGCCGAGCCTCTTCCGACCGATAGCCAGACACAGGGTATCCTTCGCTTCAACGAAAAGGTCTTGCAGGATGAACGTGTGGAGAACTTGATAGTTCCGATGCGCGACGGGTTGAGCATGATTCGTGTACGATGA
- a CDS encoding phosphatase PAP2 family protein has translation MKRQQKQRRKAGTLSATVGQAYANRLLILTEVLALLYVIITGIILLIMRPTMPDADTLLLNRVEILVGTGIFALLYYRSPSRFTWALRIIFQLMLLSYWYPETFLFNQHFDNLDHIFAQAEQIVCFSQPAIWFSRLFPHWIISEVLHFGYFIYYALIVGVILFYYISNYRQAERVAFVLFGSFYIYYLIYTLLPVAGPQFYFPAIGWDSVAAGRFPPIGQYFAAHPELQEMEVAHQGLFYRLVNMSQQMGERPTAAFPSSHVGITTVIFAFFHRSSRKLFWYLLPIGICLTLATVYIQAHYFIDVLAGLVSGLLFYYGGNKLYSWLDIVISGRRSKLQSIPAGR, from the coding sequence ATGAAACGACAGCAGAAACAACGGAGGAAAGCAGGGACGCTCTCTGCCACCGTAGGACAAGCCTATGCCAATCGGCTACTGATCCTCACAGAGGTGTTGGCTTTGCTTTACGTCATCATCACGGGGATCATCCTCCTTATTATGCGCCCCACCATGCCCGATGCCGACACACTGCTTCTCAATCGGGTGGAAATACTCGTAGGAACAGGCATATTCGCATTGCTCTATTATCGCTCTCCTTCTCGATTCACTTGGGCACTGCGCATCATCTTTCAGCTGATGCTGCTCAGCTATTGGTATCCGGAGACTTTTCTCTTCAATCAGCATTTCGACAATCTGGATCATATCTTCGCCCAGGCCGAACAGATCGTTTGCTTCAGTCAGCCGGCTATTTGGTTTAGCCGGTTATTCCCCCACTGGATAATAAGCGAAGTCCTCCACTTCGGCTACTTCATTTATTACGCGCTTATTGTCGGAGTCATTCTCTTCTACTATATCTCCAATTACAGGCAGGCCGAACGCGTTGCTTTCGTGCTGTTCGGTTCTTTTTATATCTACTATCTGATTTATACTCTCCTGCCGGTAGCCGGGCCACAATTCTACTTCCCCGCCATCGGTTGGGATAGCGTAGCGGCAGGGCGATTTCCACCCATCGGTCAGTACTTTGCCGCACACCCGGAGCTACAAGAGATGGAGGTGGCGCATCAGGGACTGTTCTATCGTCTGGTCAATATGTCACAGCAAATGGGGGAGCGTCCCACTGCGGCTTTTCCCAGTAGCCATGTCGGTATTACGACGGTGATCTTCGCTTTCTTTCACCGAAGTAGCCGGAAGTTATTCTGGTACCTCCTGCCCATCGGTATTTGCCTGACATTGGCGACTGTCTATATACAAGCACATTATTTCATCGATGTATTGGCCGGTCTGGTTTCGGGACTCTTATTCTATTACGGAGGAAACAAACTGTATTCGTGGCTGGATATCGTCATCAGTGGCCGGAGGAGCAAACTGCAAAGCATACCGGCCGGCCGGTGA
- a CDS encoding nucleoside kinase, protein MDKIRIYCDNLDRYEEFPHGISLERVAEYFQDDLGFRPFNAQVNHCTRDLGFRLYEPSDVLFASFSDESGMRTYVRTLSFILSKAVADILPGSKLFIEHSLSNGYYCQIKNAHMITPGEIVRIKERMESLIVADIPFRAHCERTEEVAAMFRSMGYEDKADLLETRGMPYSRYYDLDGYPDYYYGSLAPSTGYIGLFGLEPYLDGVLLRIPRRDKPEELAPFVPQPMMRQVFADHDRLLDILQVTHVGSLNKAVDRNDISTMVQVSEAMQEKQIAAIADDIAHKYKEGVRVVLISGPSSSGKTTFCKRLQTQLLTNYIRPYGLSLDDYFINREDSPRDESGDYDFESLYALDLPLFNKDLKQMIAGEEVSLPTYDFTTGMRVYKGNTIQLKDGDILILEGIHALNPELIPGVPESSTYKIYVSALTAIGLDAHNRIPSTDNRLIRRLVRDYRYRNYSGLGTLRRWQSVRRGEEKWVFPFQENAHVMFNSAMLYELAVLRAYAEPILQVIPRNEPEYAEARRLLRFLSSFRMIPARLLPNNSLMREFLGGSTFHY, encoded by the coding sequence ATGGATAAAATCCGCATCTACTGTGACAATCTCGATCGCTACGAAGAGTTTCCACATGGCATATCTTTAGAGCGAGTGGCAGAGTACTTTCAAGACGATTTGGGCTTTCGTCCTTTCAATGCACAAGTCAATCATTGTACACGAGACCTTGGTTTCAGATTATATGAGCCTTCCGATGTCCTGTTCGCTTCTTTTTCGGACGAATCGGGTATGCGAACTTACGTCCGAACGCTCAGCTTCATATTAAGCAAGGCTGTTGCAGACATATTACCCGGGAGCAAACTTTTCATCGAACATTCATTGTCCAACGGTTACTATTGTCAGATCAAGAATGCTCATATGATCACACCCGGAGAGATCGTGCGGATCAAGGAGCGAATGGAGTCGCTTATAGTCGCAGACATACCTTTCCGAGCACATTGTGAGCGCACCGAAGAGGTGGCGGCCATGTTCCGCTCGATGGGCTATGAGGACAAAGCCGATTTGCTGGAGACGAGAGGCATGCCATATTCTCGCTATTATGATTTGGATGGCTACCCCGATTATTATTATGGTAGCCTTGCCCCATCGACCGGCTATATCGGACTGTTCGGCTTGGAGCCTTATTTGGATGGAGTCCTTCTGCGTATTCCGAGACGAGATAAGCCCGAGGAACTGGCACCATTCGTGCCTCAACCGATGATGAGACAAGTCTTTGCCGATCATGATCGACTTTTGGATATTCTGCAAGTGACTCACGTAGGCAGCCTGAATAAAGCTGTCGATCGAAACGACATCTCCACGATGGTACAGGTGTCGGAGGCTATGCAGGAGAAACAGATTGCCGCCATAGCCGATGATATAGCACATAAATACAAAGAAGGAGTAAGGGTGGTACTAATCTCGGGGCCTTCCTCTTCAGGTAAAACCACTTTCTGCAAAAGACTGCAAACGCAGCTCCTGACCAATTATATTCGCCCCTACGGACTTTCGCTCGATGACTATTTCATCAACCGCGAGGATTCGCCACGCGATGAATCCGGAGACTATGATTTCGAATCGCTCTACGCTTTGGATCTGCCCCTTTTCAATAAGGATCTGAAGCAGATGATCGCCGGTGAAGAAGTGAGCCTGCCCACCTATGACTTCACAACCGGGATGAGGGTGTACAAAGGAAATACCATACAGCTGAAAGACGGAGATATCCTGATCCTCGAAGGCATTCATGCGCTGAATCCGGAGCTGATACCCGGTGTGCCCGAATCAAGTACGTATAAGATCTATGTGAGTGCTCTCACTGCAATAGGATTGGATGCTCACAATCGGATCCCCAGTACGGACAACCGACTGATCAGGCGATTGGTGCGTGACTATCGCTATCGCAATTACTCCGGTCTGGGGACATTGCGTCGTTGGCAGAGTGTCCGACGAGGAGAGGAAAAATGGGTATTCCCGTTCCAAGAGAATGCACACGTCATGTTCAATAGTGCCATGCTCTACGAGTTGGCTGTTTTGCGTGCTTACGCGGAGCCGATCTTACAGGTAATCCCTCGTAACGAACCGGAATATGCTGAAGCCCGTAGACTGCTACGCTTTTTGAGCAGTTTCCGCATGATACCGGCACGTTTGCTTCCGAACAACTCTCTGATGCGTGAGTTCCTCGGAGGAAGCACATTCCACTACTGA
- a CDS encoding exopolyphosphatase gives MEKVHYAAIDVGSNAVRLLIKCVNSEGMEEPLSKVLIMRVPIRLGEDSFTKGYIGEEKADNMVRLMRAYNEMMQIYRVKDYRACATSAMRDASNAEAVIAQIREKTGIHIDIIDGDEEARLVSDNHIEQIISDGGNYIYLDVGGGSTELTLFSDTHIKHSQSFDIGTVRLLSEKVRPYVREAFRSELMAITKEYTDITIIGTGGNINRLVRLSGSDRGSSRYSIMPVEALHKTYDLLKPISTEERMVRFHLKPDRADVIIPAAEIFLEVADITGAKTIIAPIVGLADGIIEDLYIRHQSRPS, from the coding sequence ATGGAAAAGGTACATTATGCCGCCATAGACGTCGGCTCGAATGCTGTGCGCCTACTGATCAAATGTGTCAATAGCGAAGGAATGGAGGAGCCTCTCAGCAAGGTGCTGATCATGCGAGTTCCCATTCGTCTGGGCGAAGACTCTTTTACCAAAGGATACATAGGAGAGGAAAAGGCAGACAACATGGTACGGCTCATGCGGGCATACAATGAGATGATGCAGATATATCGGGTAAAGGACTATCGCGCCTGTGCCACCTCCGCCATGAGAGATGCATCGAATGCCGAAGCCGTGATCGCACAGATCCGAGAGAAAACAGGTATCCATATAGACATCATTGATGGAGATGAGGAGGCACGCCTCGTTTCGGACAATCATATCGAACAGATTATTTCCGACGGAGGCAATTATATCTATCTGGACGTCGGTGGAGGTAGTACCGAGCTTACACTTTTCTCCGATACCCATATCAAGCATTCGCAGTCGTTCGACATCGGTACGGTACGTCTGCTCAGCGAAAAGGTTCGCCCCTATGTTCGAGAAGCATTCCGCTCGGAACTCATGGCCATTACAAAAGAATATACCGACATCACGATTATCGGCACGGGAGGCAATATCAATCGCCTTGTCCGTCTGAGCGGATCGGACAGGGGGTCTTCTCGCTATAGCATCATGCCGGTAGAAGCACTGCACAAGACATACGACCTGCTCAAGCCCATTTCAACCGAAGAACGAATGGTACGCTTCCACCTCAAACCCGACCGCGCGGATGTAATCATCCCGGCAGCAGAGATTTTCCTTGAGGTGGCGGACATTACCGGAGCCAAAACCATCATTGCTCCTATCGTAGGATTGGCCGATGGTATCATCGAAGACCTCTATATACGCCATCAGTCTCGACCCTCATGA
- a CDS encoding type II 3-dehydroquinate dehydratase, with the protein MKLIHIINGPNLASLGKREPEIYGTRSFDAYLEDLRDLYPDATISYYHSNHEGELIDALYRAEQSGAVGVVLNAGGYTHTSIALLDAIRAISIPVVEVHISSIFAREEYRRQSMIAPACRGVISGFGLESYRLAVDFLVRE; encoded by the coding sequence ATGAAGCTTATACACATTATCAATGGCCCCAATCTGGCGTCGCTGGGCAAGCGAGAACCGGAAATCTACGGCACTCGTTCGTTCGATGCTTATCTCGAAGATTTGCGAGACCTTTATCCCGATGCTACCATCTCTTACTATCATAGCAACCATGAGGGCGAGCTGATCGATGCCCTTTACCGCGCCGAGCAAAGCGGTGCCGTGGGGGTAGTGCTCAATGCCGGTGGTTATACGCACACGTCCATTGCCTTGCTGGATGCCATCCGAGCCATCAGCATCCCTGTAGTGGAGGTACATATCAGCTCCATCTTTGCACGCGAGGAATACCGCCGGCAGTCGATGATCGCGCCGGCTTGTCGGGGAGTCATATCAGGTTTCGGTCTGGAGAGTTACCGGTTGGCAGTAGACTTTCTGGTCAGAGAATAA
- a CDS encoding site-specific tyrosine recombinase codes for MIEDSLSKRYKSYLSLELHLTPNSVDAYLKDLSKLDSYLTAENISFREVSYENLQHFVAELYDLGISARSIARIISGVKSFFRFLVLEEYIEADPTELLEGPRIGVHLPTVLTIEEVDRLIGAIDPAAQGAQRNRAILEILYSCGLRVSELTSLKFSNLFLNESFLRIDGKGRKQRLVPMSETAITELKRYLSDPERPTPVLGQEEYVFLSNRGKAISRIMVFVMIKKLAEEAGITKSISPHTFRHSFATHLLEGGANLQAIQLMLGHENIATTEIYTHIDRETLRHEIETYHPRNQSYRRSGSEADQ; via the coding sequence ATGATAGAAGATAGCCTTTCCAAGCGTTACAAGTCCTACCTCAGTTTGGAGCTTCACCTGACGCCCAACAGTGTGGATGCTTACTTAAAGGATTTGAGCAAGTTAGACTCTTATCTCACGGCTGAAAACATCTCTTTTCGAGAGGTTTCGTATGAAAATCTTCAACATTTTGTAGCCGAATTGTATGACCTCGGCATCAGTGCGCGTTCGATAGCGCGTATCATCAGCGGCGTCAAGAGCTTCTTCCGCTTCCTCGTTTTGGAAGAGTATATCGAAGCGGATCCTACCGAGTTGCTCGAAGGCCCTCGCATCGGTGTCCATCTGCCTACGGTATTGACCATCGAAGAGGTCGATCGATTGATCGGAGCGATCGATCCGGCAGCTCAGGGAGCCCAACGCAATCGCGCCATTCTGGAAATACTCTATAGCTGTGGTCTGCGTGTCAGCGAACTGACTTCTTTGAAATTCAGCAATCTCTTCCTCAACGAATCATTTTTGCGTATCGATGGCAAAGGGCGCAAACAGCGTCTTGTACCCATGAGCGAGACTGCTATCACCGAGCTGAAGCGGTATCTGTCCGATCCCGAACGCCCGACCCCTGTTCTTGGACAGGAGGAGTACGTGTTTCTGAGCAATCGCGGCAAAGCCATCTCCCGCATCATGGTTTTCGTCATGATCAAGAAGCTGGCAGAAGAAGCCGGTATAACGAAGAGTATCAGCCCCCATACATTCCGTCACAGCTTTGCCACCCATCTGCTCGAGGGAGGAGCTAATCTGCAGGCCATTCAGCTCATGCTTGGCCATGAGAACATTGCCACGACAGAGATCTATACCCATATCGACAGGGAAACTCTCCGGCATGAAATCGAGACCTACCATCCGCGCAATCAATCCTATCGTCGATCCGGTTCCGAAGCTGACCAATAA
- the kdsA gene encoding 3-deoxy-8-phosphooctulonate synthase, translating to MTNSNSLYERLQTADSFFLMAGPCAIESEDMALRIAERIVEVTSRLGIPYIFKGSYRKANRSRIDSFTGIGDEKALRILGKVGREFGVPTVTDIHETHEAAMAAEYVDVLQIPAFLCRQTDLIVAAAHTGRIVNVKKGQFLSGEAMAFVARKCVDSGNSQVILTERGNTFGYTDLVVDYRNIPAMRSLGFPVVMDVTHSLQQPNQGSGVTGGKPELIETIAKAAIAVGADGLFIETHPDPASAKSDGANMLRLDLLEGLLTKLMRIQAAIRD from the coding sequence ATGACCAACTCCAACTCCTTATACGAGAGACTACAGACAGCGGACTCATTCTTCCTGATGGCCGGCCCCTGTGCCATAGAGAGCGAAGATATGGCACTGCGCATTGCAGAGCGAATAGTAGAGGTGACTTCCCGACTGGGCATTCCGTATATATTCAAGGGATCGTACCGCAAGGCCAACCGCTCGCGTATAGATTCCTTCACCGGCATAGGCGACGAAAAGGCACTTCGCATTCTGGGCAAGGTAGGCCGGGAGTTCGGTGTCCCGACGGTGACGGACATACATGAGACACACGAAGCGGCTATGGCTGCCGAGTACGTGGATGTACTCCAGATACCGGCTTTCCTCTGCCGGCAGACGGATCTGATCGTGGCGGCAGCCCACACCGGGCGAATCGTCAATGTGAAGAAAGGGCAGTTCCTCTCGGGCGAAGCCATGGCTTTCGTGGCACGAAAGTGCGTGGACAGCGGCAACAGCCAAGTGATTCTGACCGAGCGTGGCAATACCTTCGGCTACACGGATTTGGTGGTGGACTACCGGAATATTCCGGCAATGCGTTCGCTGGGCTTTCCCGTAGTAATGGACGTGACTCATTCCCTCCAGCAACCCAATCAGGGTAGTGGCGTGACAGGGGGAAAACCCGAGCTGATAGAGACCATCGCGAAGGCTGCCATAGCCGTAGGTGCGGACGGGCTTTTCATCGAAACGCATCCCGATCCTGCTTCGGCCAAAAGCGATGGAGCCAACATGCTCCGACTGGATTTGCTCGAAGGGCTGCTCACGAAGCTGATGCGCATACAGGCAGCGATCAGGGATTGA
- a CDS encoding aspartate ammonia-lyase, with protein MELKKTTRIESDLIGEREIPGHILYGVQTLRGIENFPISNFHLNDYPLFINGLAMTKWAAAVANHRLGLLTDAQKDGIVKACKEILEGKHHEHFPVDMIQGGAGTTTNMNANEVICNRALQIMGHEAGEFAHLSPNDHVNCSQSTNDAYPTAIHLGLYATYLKFRPHLLDLIESLRAKSREFAHVLKMGRTQLEDAVPMSLGQTFGGFASILQDEIKNLDFAAEEFLTVNMGATAIGTGICAQPNYAEYCIEALREVTGWDIRLSADLVGATSDTSVMVGYSSALRRICVKVNKICNDLRLLASGPRCGLHEFNLPAMQPGSSIMPGKVNPVIPEVMNQICYKVMGNDLTVTMAGDAAQMELNAMEPVMAQCCFESSDLLMNGFDTLRTLCIDGITANEDECRGYIRNSIGIVTALNPIIGYKNSTKIAKEAMETGRGVYDLVLEHDILSKEDLDTILSPENMIKPVKLDIKPRR; from the coding sequence ATGGAATTAAAAAAGACTACACGTATCGAAAGCGATCTTATCGGAGAACGCGAGATACCCGGCCATATTCTATATGGCGTACAGACGCTGCGTGGTATAGAAAACTTCCCCATCAGCAATTTTCATCTGAACGATTACCCCCTGTTTATCAATGGCTTGGCCATGACGAAATGGGCGGCTGCAGTGGCCAATCATCGGCTCGGTCTCTTGACCGATGCCCAGAAAGACGGCATCGTGAAAGCCTGCAAGGAAATCCTCGAAGGCAAGCACCACGAGCATTTCCCCGTGGATATGATCCAAGGCGGTGCAGGAACGACCACGAATATGAACGCCAACGAGGTGATTTGCAACCGTGCCTTGCAGATCATGGGACACGAGGCAGGCGAATTTGCCCACCTCTCTCCTAATGATCACGTGAACTGCTCGCAGAGCACCAACGATGCTTATCCGACAGCTATCCACCTCGGCCTTTATGCCACATATCTGAAGTTCCGCCCCCATCTTCTGGATCTCATCGAGTCGCTGCGTGCCAAGAGCCGCGAATTTGCCCATGTACTCAAGATGGGACGTACTCAGCTCGAAGATGCTGTGCCTATGTCTCTGGGACAGACGTTCGGCGGATTTGCTTCCATCTTGCAGGATGAAATCAAAAATCTGGACTTTGCCGCCGAAGAGTTCCTGACCGTGAATATGGGTGCTACGGCTATCGGCACGGGTATCTGCGCCCAGCCGAACTATGCCGAATACTGCATAGAGGCTCTTCGTGAAGTCACCGGCTGGGACATTCGTCTCAGTGCCGATCTGGTAGGGGCTACGAGCGACACTTCCGTGATGGTAGGATATTCGTCTGCCTTGCGCCGTATCTGTGTGAAGGTGAACAAGATTTGCAACGACCTGCGTCTCCTTGCCAGTGGTCCTCGTTGCGGTTTGCACGAATTCAATCTGCCTGCCATGCAGCCGGGTTCGTCCATCATGCCGGGTAAGGTGAATCCTGTGATTCCGGAAGTAATGAATCAGATCTGCTATAAGGTGATGGGCAACGACCTGACCGTAACGATGGCAGGCGATGCAGCCCAAATGGAGCTGAACGCTATGGAGCCTGTGATGGCACAATGCTGCTTCGAAAGTTCGGATCTGCTCATGAACGGATTCGATACGCTGCGTACACTCTGTATCGATGGCATCACGGCCAACGAGGACGAATGCCGTGGGTATATCCGCAACAGCATCGGTATCGTTACGGCTCTGAATCCGATCATCGGCTATAAGAATTCGACCAAGATCGCCAAGGAAGCGATGGAAACGGGACGTGGCGTTTACGACCTCGTTTTGGAACACGACATCCTGTCGAAAGAGGATCTGGATACGATACTCTCACCGGAGAATATGATCAAGCCGGTCAAGCTCGACATCAAACCGCGTCGCTGA
- a CDS encoding NUDIX domain-containing protein, with protein MGGKINAEHPLAPFRYCPRCGNDGFAERNPKAKSCPKCGLIYYANPSAATACFITDSAGRLLAVRRAKDPAKGTLDLPGGFMDMDETAEEGIIREIREETGIEVEAVSYLFSLPNIYPYGGMRVHTADLFFAAQVSDFSSAIASDDAAELVILAPDDITLEDFGLESIHQAVGRWLARKKNQNR; from the coding sequence ATGGGAGGCAAAATAAACGCTGAGCATCCGCTCGCACCTTTCAGATACTGTCCGCGCTGCGGAAACGATGGTTTTGCGGAGAGAAACCCGAAAGCCAAATCGTGTCCGAAGTGCGGATTGATTTATTATGCCAATCCTTCTGCTGCGACGGCTTGTTTCATTACCGATAGTGCGGGCAGACTATTGGCCGTGCGCCGAGCCAAAGATCCGGCCAAAGGCACACTCGATTTGCCCGGCGGCTTTATGGATATGGACGAAACGGCAGAAGAGGGTATCATCAGAGAGATCCGTGAGGAGACAGGAATAGAAGTCGAAGCAGTATCTTATCTTTTCTCGCTTCCCAATATCTATCCCTACGGAGGGATGCGCGTCCATACGGCCGATTTGTTTTTTGCAGCTCAAGTTTCTGATTTTTCCTCAGCCATAGCAAGTGATGATGCAGCCGAATTGGTGATATTGGCTCCGGACGATATAACCCTTGAAGACTTCGGATTGGAATCCATACATCAGGCTGTGGGGCGTTGGTTAGCCCGAAAAAAGAATCAAAATCGATGA
- a CDS encoding bile acid:sodium symporter family protein — protein sequence MKILKNLALPIAMALGVLAWPILSPLSFLIPYMIFLMLFFTFLKISPRDMHFSRLHLLLALIQITLAIGGFFAFRLLDPIVAEGVMICFICPAATASSVIIGMLGGNIAFGATYVLLTHMGVAVLGPLLFSSLSTAHADMPFWSSVIHILWGVLPLVVVPLLAAWIIRFTTPRTHARLLRIPQMAFWLWVASLAIIMAKTTGYVIAQGSDSIRLELLLALGGLLSCLLQFGLGKWLSKRYLKESITAGQALGQKNTSLAIWMSLTYLNPIASIAPASYVVWQNSLNSIQIWLYDKRKNKTDRQ from the coding sequence ATGAAGATCCTCAAAAATCTGGCACTACCCATTGCCATGGCTTTGGGGGTATTGGCATGGCCTATACTGTCGCCGCTTTCTTTTCTGATACCCTACATGATCTTTCTGATGCTCTTCTTTACCTTCTTAAAGATCTCTCCTCGGGATATGCACTTCTCCCGACTGCATCTGCTGTTAGCCCTTATACAAATTACACTCGCTATAGGAGGATTTTTCGCTTTTAGGTTGCTCGATCCCATCGTGGCAGAAGGCGTTATGATCTGCTTTATCTGTCCTGCTGCCACGGCTTCGTCCGTCATCATCGGAATGCTCGGAGGCAATATCGCCTTCGGTGCTACGTATGTGCTGCTTACCCACATGGGAGTAGCGGTATTGGGGCCTTTGCTGTTTTCTTCGCTGAGTACGGCACATGCCGATATGCCGTTTTGGTCTTCCGTCATCCATATTCTTTGGGGTGTCTTGCCTCTGGTAGTGGTTCCTCTATTGGCTGCTTGGATCATTCGTTTCACGACCCCTCGGACACATGCCCGGCTTCTGCGCATTCCCCAAATGGCTTTTTGGCTATGGGTTGCCTCGCTGGCTATCATCATGGCCAAAACGACAGGCTATGTGATAGCACAAGGCTCCGACAGCATCCGTTTGGAACTGCTGTTGGCGTTGGGTGGTCTGCTAAGCTGTTTGCTGCAGTTCGGGTTGGGCAAGTGGCTAAGCAAACGATATTTGAAAGAAAGCATTACGGCCGGCCAGGCATTGGGGCAAAAAAACACTTCGCTTGCCATTTGGATGTCGCTTACCTATTTGAATCCGATAGCTTCTATCGCACCTGCAAGCTATGTGGTATGGCAAAATTCGCTCAATTCCATCCAAATCTGGCTATACGATAAACGAAAGAATAAAACCGACAGACAATGA